DNA sequence from the Shewanella piezotolerans WP3 genome:
ATGCCAGCTCAAAATAGCGTAACTGGCTTTGGTTAAACTCCTTGGCCATTGCAATTAGCGTTTGATGATAGTTAAAGAACAGATTCTCAGCGCTATGCTGCACAGTCAAACAGCGAATAAGCAATTCATTGAGGTAGAGCCCCGAATACAGGCAGTTCCCTGTTAGCGGCACTGCAGGACTAGCTGCTTCAACTTGTTTTAAATTCTTTAGATCTGACTTACCTTGCAGCTGAAAAATAAGCGGCTGAAAAGGCTGCACTATGCTACGGATTGAGTTCTTACTGCTACCAAGGCGTGCAACAGCATCAACACGCCCTTTGCCATCAACCAACAGGTTGACCAGCACACTCGATTCGCGAAAGGGCCTAGTATGAAGAACGTAGCCACGCTCCATGATTATTCTAATCCGCTTATTAAATTGATAACACTAAGGGTAACCATCATAAAACCAATTCAGTCCTAATACCAATAAAGTAAAAATCCGTAACCGGAGTCGCTTACAAAAATGCCCCTTTCTATTGCTAAAAAGAGGCATTATAAAGTGATGTGGCTGTAGCCGTTACTCTTCGCCGTAACCTAAGCTACGAAGCGCACGTTCATCATCAGCCCAACCAGACTTGACCTTGACCCACATCTCTAAGAAAACTTTGTTATCAAACAAGACTTCCATATCCACACGCGCAGCAGAGCTAATCTTTTTAATACGCTCGCCTTTATTGCCTATCACCATGCGTTTCTGAGTTTCGCGCTCTACAAGAACTAAGGCGTTAATCTGATACACACCATTTTCCATCATTTTGAACTGCTCAATTTCAACAGTACAGTCATATGGAAGCTCATCGCCCAAAAAGCGCATTAGCTTTTCGCGCACGATTTCTGATGCCATGAACTTCTGCGAACGGTCAGTCACATAATCTTCAGGGAAGAAGTGTGGTGATTCAGGTACCGATTCAACGGACATATCCAAAATCCGCTGCACATTGGTTCCCTGTGTCGCTGAAATAGGCAAGATCTCATCAAACTCAAACTTTTTAGAAAGCTCTTCAAGATGAGGAAATAGTGCTTCTTTATCTTTGATATTATCGACTTTGTTGATAGCTAGAACGGTTTTACGACCATCATTCCGGCTTTGCAACTTACGCAGCACCATTTCATCATCTGCAGTCCAGTTCATGCCGTCAACGACAAATACCACCAAGCTGACTTCAGCCAATGAGCTCGCAGCGGCTCGGTTCATCAATCGGTTTATCGCACGCTTCTCTTCCATGTGAAGACCTGGCGTATCGATAAACACCACCTGACGTGGACCGTCAGTATGGATCCCCATAATACGATGACGAGTCGTCTGTGGTTTTTTAGAGGTAATACTGATTTTCTGGCCTAACAATTTGTTAAGCAGGGTTGATTTACCGACGTTTGGTCGGCCAACAATCGCCACCATACCGCAATAAGTTACCGCGTACTTAACGGCAGATGAAGGGTTATTCATCTGCGCGAGTAAGTCGTCTAGGCTCGGTTCATTGCTCTCGGGTAAATCTTTTTCGTTACTCATTTCTTAATTAACTCCAACACTTGAGCGGCTGCACTTTGCTCTGCTTTTCTGCGTGAACTAGCAACCCCGACAACGGCTTGTCTCAAGTCTTCTACAACACATTCAACGGTGAAGGTTTGCTCATGGGCATCCCCTTCAGTATGGACGACTTTATAGATTGGCAGCGGTTTTCTAAACTTTTGCAAATGCTCTTGAAGTAACGTCTTTGGATCTTTCTGGTTAATAGGCTCAATCACTCGCAAGCGCGATGCGTACCAGTTGAGCACCAATTTACGGCATTTCTCAATATCTGAGTCAAGATATATAGCGCCAATGATGGCTTCTACCGCATCAGCCAATATAGACTCACGTCTGAATCCACCGCTTTTTAATTCGCCTGGCCCAAGCTTTAGATAATCTCCCAGCTTGAATTCAATGGCTATCTCAGCCAACATTTTCCCACAAACTAATGTGGCACGCATTCGGCTCAAATCACCTTCAGTCGCCTTAGGAAACTGATGGTATAGCGCGTCAGAAATCACAATAGACAAGATTGAGTCCCCCAAAAACTCGAGTCGCTCATTATGCTTATTAGAGGCACTTCTATGGGTTAGCGCCTGATCTAATAATGCTTGCTCAGCAAACTCGTAGCCCAAGGTACGACATAGTCTAGGGATATTTTTAATCG
Encoded proteins:
- the rnc gene encoding ribonuclease III, with protein sequence MEPIKNIPRLCRTLGYEFAEQALLDQALTHRSASNKHNERLEFLGDSILSIVISDALYHQFPKATEGDLSRMRATLVCGKMLAEIAIEFKLGDYLKLGPGELKSGGFRRESILADAVEAIIGAIYLDSDIEKCRKLVLNWYASRLRVIEPINQKDPKTLLQEHLQKFRKPLPIYKVVHTEGDAHEQTFTVECVVEDLRQAVVGVASSRRKAEQSAAAQVLELIKK
- the recO gene encoding DNA repair protein RecO; translation: MERGYVLHTRPFRESSVLVNLLVDGKGRVDAVARLGSSKNSIRSIVQPFQPLIFQLQGKSDLKNLKQVEAASPAVPLTGNCLYSGLYLNELLIRCLTVQHSAENLFFNYHQTLIAMAKEFNQSQLRYFELALLQELGTMPSLEYDPSGAAMTASGFYRLEIEHGFMPVIATQYNQHKFFTGEMLFALKKQSLSATHFAEAKKLMRQLLAPTLGDKPLHSRNLFLKKMPATKPEQPKD
- the era gene encoding GTPase Era: MSNEKDLPESNEPSLDDLLAQMNNPSSAVKYAVTYCGMVAIVGRPNVGKSTLLNKLLGQKISITSKKPQTTRHRIMGIHTDGPRQVVFIDTPGLHMEEKRAINRLMNRAAASSLAEVSLVVFVVDGMNWTADDEMVLRKLQSRNDGRKTVLAINKVDNIKDKEALFPHLEELSKKFEFDEILPISATQGTNVQRILDMSVESVPESPHFFPEDYVTDRSQKFMASEIVREKLMRFLGDELPYDCTVEIEQFKMMENGVYQINALVLVERETQKRMVIGNKGERIKKISSAARVDMEVLFDNKVFLEMWVKVKSGWADDERALRSLGYGEE